In Carya illinoinensis cultivar Pawnee chromosome 9, C.illinoinensisPawnee_v1, whole genome shotgun sequence, the following are encoded in one genomic region:
- the LOC122275673 gene encoding probable serine/threonine-protein kinase PBL8 yields the protein MGNCGTREESAVVSHAQVQQLHMLAKNSNTPTPTPTDKDKDKKHNRSVSDLSDPSTPRNFEDSGKNAVLYTHVIAFTLYELETITKSFRSDYILGEGGFGTVYKGYIDENLRVGLKSLPVAVKVLNKEGLQGHREWLTEVNFLGQLRHPNLVKLIGYCCEDDHRLLVYEFMFRGSLENHLFRKAAVPLSWATRMMIALGAAKGLAFLHNAERPVIYRDFKTSNILLDSDYTAKLSDFGLAKAGPQGDETHVSTRVMGTYGYAAPEYVMTGHLTARSDVYSFGVVLLELLTGRKSVDKTRPSKEQNLVDWARPKLNDKKKLLQVIDPRLENQYSVRAAQKACSLAYYCLSQNPKARPLMSDVVETLEPLQSCSDGMSEVSTSSTTVGGPFVMGGISNYRMHHRFAKNVGPGSGCRSPNPNCSPGGPAACRVR from the exons ATGGGCAACTGCGGCACTAGAGAGGAATCTGCTGTTGTTTCACATGCTCAAG TTCAACAGCTCCACATGTTAGCTAAAAATTCTAACACTCCCACTCCGACTCCAACCGACAAGGACAAGGACAAGAAGCACAATCGGTCCGTCTCAGATCTGAGCGATCCTTCAACCCCTCGCAACTTTGAGGACTCTGGAAAAAATGCTGTCCTCTATACCCACGTCATTGCCTTCACATTATACGAGCTCGAGACTATCACGAAGAGCTTCCGATCCGATTATATTCTCGGGGAAGGTGGTTTCGGCACCGTCTACAAAGGTTACATCGACGAGAATCTCAGGGTTGGACTCAAATCCCTCCCTGTTGCCGTTAAGGTTctcaacaaggagggcctacaGGGACACCGAGAGTGGCTt ACCGAAGTTAACTTTCTTGGCCAGCTAAGGCATCCGAATCTGGTTAAATTGATTGGATATTGTTGCGAGGATGACCACAGGCTACTCGTTTACGAGTTCATGTTCCGGGGCAGCCTTGAGAATCACCTCTTTCGAA AGGCAGCTGTTCCATTATCATGGGCCACTAGAATGATGATTGCTCTTGGAGCTGCCAAAGGGCTGGCTTTTCTTCATAATGCTGAAAGGCCAGTTATATACAGAGACTTCAAAACTTCCAACATATTATTGGACTCT GATTATACTGCGAAGCTTTCTGATTTTGGGCTTGCTAAAGCTGGGCCACAAGGTGATGAGACCCATGTATCGACTCGAGTAATGGGTACCTATGGTTATGCTGCCCCTGAATATGTGATGACTG GTCATCTGACTGCCAGGAGTGATGTCTACAGCTTTGGAGTTGTTCTTCTGGAGCTTTTGACGGGAAGAAAGTCCGTTGATAAGACGAGGCCAAGCAAGGAGCAAAACTTGGTAGATTGGGCCCGGCCGAAACTGAACGACAAGAAAAAGTTACTGCAAGTTATTGACCCTAGATTGGAGAATCAGTACTCCGTAAGGGCAGCACAGAAAGCCTGCAGCTTGGCATACTATTGTTTGAGCCAGAATCCCAAAGCAAGGCCCTTAATGAGTGACGTAGTCGAAACTTTGGAGCCTCTACAAAGTTGCAGTGACGGTATGAGTGAAGTCTCGACATCATCAACAACTGTTGGTGGTCCCTTTGTAATGGGTGGAATCTCAAATTACCGAATGCATCATAGGTTTGCAAAGAATGTTGGTCCAGGTTCCGGTTGTCGATCTCCTAACCCAAATTGTTCCCCTGGCGGCCCTGCAGCATGCAGGGTTAGGTGA